From a single Anomaloglossus baeobatrachus isolate aAnoBae1 chromosome 8, aAnoBae1.hap1, whole genome shotgun sequence genomic region:
- the CCN1 gene encoding CCN family member 1 → MPYLQMTHLVVVAILAGFADLAFSSCPAVCQCPLEVPKCAPGVGLVLDSCGCCKVCAKQLNEDCSKSQPCDHTKGLECNFGASPRATKGICRAKSEGRPCEYNSRIYQNGESFQPNCKHQCTCIDGAVGCLPLCPQELSLPNLGCPNPRLVKVPGQCCEEWVCDDTKDDLEDFLSKDFGMDNEGDLTSKNEFVPIVKGGHKMLPAFGSNHQAHVFEAQKCIVQTTSWSQCSKTCGTGISTRVTNDNKDCRLVRETRICEVRPCGQTNYSQLKKGKKCTKTKKSPSPVRYSYAGCSSVKKYKPKYCGSCVDGRCCTPQQTRTVKIRFRCEDGETFTKNVMMIQSCRCNYNCPHTNEAYPYYRLFNDIHKFRD, encoded by the exons ATGCCTTACCTACAAATGACCCATCTCGTGGTTGTGGCCATCCTTGCCGGATTTGCAGACCTG GCATTTTCATCATGCCCAGCAGTATGCCAGTGTCCCCTGGAGGTGCCAAAATGTGCACCAGGAGTTGGTTTGGTTCTTGACAGTTGTGGATGCTGCAAAGTGTGCGCCAAGCAACTCAATGAAGACTGTAGCAAAAGCCAACCTTGCGACCACACCAAAGGACTGGAGTGCAACTTCGGTGCCAGTCCCAGAGCCACCAAGGGCATCTGCCGAG CCAAGTCTGAAGGAAGACCTTGCGAATACAACTCCAGAATTTACCAGAATGGAGAAAGTTTCCAGCCAAACTGCAAGCACCAGTGCACGTGTATAGACGGGGCTGTTGGCTGCCTTCCATTATGCCCTCAAGAACTTTCCCTTCCTAACCTTGGTTGCCCAAATCCAAGACTCGTGAAGGTGCCTGGGCAGTGTTGTGAGGAATGGGTGTGCGATGACACCAAAGATGATCTGGAAGACTTCTTAAGCAAAGATTTCGGGATGGATAATGAAGGAGACCTAACGAGCAAAAACGAATTTGTGCCAATTGTTAAGGGAGGACACAAAATGCTTCCCG CCTTTGGCTCAAATCACCAAGCCCATGTGTTTGAGGCTCAGAAGTGCATCGTCCAAACGACGTCTTGGTCTCAATGCTCGAAGACATGCGGGACGGGCATCTCCACAAGAGTCACCAATGACAATAAAGACTGCCGATTAGTGCGAGAAACTAGAATCTGCGAGGTCCGGCCATGTGGACAGACAAACTACTCACAGTTGAAG AAGGGAAAGAAATGCACAAAAACAAAAAAGTCTCCGTCTCCAGTCCGATACAGCTACGCCGGCTGCTCCAGCGTAAAGAAATACAAGCCTAAATATTGCGGATCTTGCGTTGACGGAAGATGCTGCACCCCCCAACAGACACGGACTGTCAAAATCCGCTTCAGGTGCGAAGACGGAGAAACCTTTACGAAAAATGTGATGATGATCCAGTCCTGTAGGTGCAACTACAACTGTCCACATACCAACGAAGCCTACCCTTATTACAGACTATTCAACGACATCCACAAATTCAGAgattaa